The window CGTCGACGAACACGTGAACGACGTGGACGCCTTCGGGCGCGAGTTGTCTCGCCATCTTCCGTGCGATCCACTTCACGAAGTCGCCGGTGTTGAGGATCACCGTCCCGCCGTCGTCCAACAGGTCTGGAAGTAGTTCGTCGACCACGACCACGAACCCGTAGCCGACCGTGTCGAGCGTCGTCCGCACCGAGGCGGGGTCGTCGTCCAACGGCCCGCTCCAGTTCGGAGCGGGCGTGTTGTGGACGTACACGTCGACGGGCCCGAACGCCTCGTGGACGGTCTCGACACCCGCTCGTACTGCCTCGGGGTCGGTCACGTCGACACTGACGGCGACGGCGTCACCGGGTGTCTCTGCCCGCAACTCCGCCGCCAGTTCCTCGACGAACGACTCACTGCGGGCCCACAGCACGACCCGATCACCCTCGCGTGCGAACCGTCTGGCGACCGACTCACCGATCGTCGGACCGACACCGCCGATCACGACAGTGCGTGTCACGCGTCTCTCGACGGGTGGGGACTACTCCACGGTTGTGCGGTCGCGGGAGTCGGTGCACAACCGACGGGGTACCGACACGGACAC of the Halobaculum sp. MBLA0143 genome contains:
- a CDS encoding SDR family NAD(P)-dependent oxidoreductase encodes the protein MTRTVVIGGVGPTIGESVARRFAREGDRVVLWARSESFVEELAAELRAETPGDAVAVSVDVTDPEAVRAGVETVHEAFGPVDVYVHNTPAPNWSGPLDDDPASVRTTLDTVGYGFVVVVDELLPDLLDDGGTVILNTGDFVKWIARKMARQLAPEGVHVVHVFVDGWVDSDTVDESVPDEKRADPDEVAAEFLRLVEQDRDVWTFDVDFRPWGDDAFRTRR